A genomic segment from Nitrospirota bacterium encodes:
- a CDS encoding STAS domain-containing protein, protein MEIEVKRTDEINILEIKGRIDSFTVPMVEKEMETVISMGEFKLIADLADVSYISSAGLRAFISALKEVRKHNGDLKLVAMQPSVSTVFKVAGFLKFFNIYDTIDDAVKSF, encoded by the coding sequence ATGGAAATAGAGGTTAAACGGACAGACGAGATAAATATCCTCGAGATAAAGGGGAGGATAGATTCTTTTACTGTTCCGATGGTAGAAAAAGAGATGGAGACGGTAATCAGTATGGGTGAATTCAAACTCATAGCTGACCTCGCAGATGTATCATACATAAGCAGTGCCGGGCTCAGGGCATTCATATCAGCACTCAAAGAGGTTCGCAAACATAATGGAGACCTTAAACTCGTTGCCATGCAGCCTTCGGTATCCACTGTGTTCAAGGTCGCTGGTTTTCTTAAATTTTTTAATATATACGATACAATAGACGATGCGGTCAAAAGTTTTTAA